The nucleotide sequence GAGTTACAGTACACGCTGTTGCTACATACATTTTTTGTTGCGCAAacaggcaaaaagaaaaagagaaaaaaaaagaataatacATATGCTATGCTCCGATGATATACTGGCTTCGTGCGCCTGCCCATTTCAAGATgaagagaaacaaaaagaagaaacaaaaggaaaaggaaacctTCAATTGTTACCCTTTTCGAGCGAGACCTTCAACATCTTCAACTTTTCTTCCGTGGCCCTGATGGCCTCCCTGACCTCACGACTGTCCGCTACGTTCTtacgtggcggcggcgtcgaaggcgcagAGCTTTGTGCTCCGCTCAACCGCTCCATGCCGACTCGCTCCTCCAGCCACTGCCACAGTTCGCTCTCCTCACGGCGCCACATCTCCTCGTAGGCGGCCACGCGATCCGGGTAGCTGAGGTAGGCAAGGTCGGCACCGTAGGGGTGACGCGAGGCCGTCCTGCCGCTCGGGCTGAACCCGAACCCGAACCAGCTTGCCACAAGCAAGCCCACAAGTAGACCGTACACGAGGTTGCCCGTGATGAGCGGCTTGACTGTGTCGAGCACCGGACTGACGATGCCCCGCACGGGCTCCAAAAGACCCCAGTCTTGCTTAGCAGCCTGGGCGCGGGCGCCTCCCTCGGCGTCGCTCGCTGGGCCAGACGTGGGGCCTGTCCTGCCCTTGCgtcccttcttcttgcccttggccgCGACGCCGTTGCCGGTACCTGCTCGTGGGCGGGAAGACACGGATGACTTGAGGCTGGCGAATAAGTCTTTGCAGTACTGCTGCTGTCCTGTCACTACTCCGTTCTCGATTGGCCCCTTGATCCAACTCTTGCCGGACCATTCGATCGTGCAGTTTACGTTTATCTTGGTCTGATTCTTCTCATCCCAGGTCAGGCAGTACCTTGTCTTGACTGTAAAGACATTACCGCTGGGCACGTCAGGAGTTTGCGTCGAGCAAGTTATGGAAATGGCCTTCTCAAGATCCATCGCATCCAGCTTTTCCGTTACTATGCATTTGGTCTGCTTGGGCCCCAATGAGGCGTTCAGAGGCTTCGTGTACGAGTACGTCCGTGTCTTGTTCTCGGCGGTGAGGCCTTTCTTGTCCTCCATCTGCAGGTCAAAACACTTCTGATCGTCTGTGAGCCACTTGGACATGTATTGACAAGATGTAGGCCCGAACATGATATCGTAGACTTTGCCGAGGGGTGCGGGAATCACGTCAGTGGATAGTTGCTTGTCATAGTGCGTGTCAGCATCACCACAATCCGTCTTGCCGTGTGTCGCAGGACCCGGGAAATCCTGAGCTCCTGTTCCGGGTGCGGCGCCACCAGCTGCTTCCTTTGGCTTCTCTGCGGCTGGCAATGCAGCCGACGTCTTCCGACTAGTGACCTTGTCCAGAGCAGCCTCCGCGGTGCCATTTTCTATCGGCTGTGCAACAACCGATTCATTCATCTCGTCCTCAGCGTCTTCGTCGTAGacgtcctcctcgtcgtcctccgaATCTTCCAATTCGGAACCGCTCTGCGTACCGGCCAATGACAGACTGCGCACCTCCTCCACGTCAACCTTTTCGGTCTTGTCGCCTCCGGTCTCGTCCAAGCGAACTCCGTTGAGGGAGCTTTGTAACGAGGGGTGACGGATGCCCCACACTTTGACAATCAACTGATACGTCGAGTCACGACTCGCGAAGCTGGCAAAGACGTGCTTGGCGTTGATGGTGCTAATGAGCAATCCGTTCTTGAATAATAAAGCCGTGCTCCGCTTTTCAACCGACAAAATCTCATCAAAACTCATGACCAAAGTCGTTACGTAGCCAAAAATGTTACTGTTGAAACACAAATGGCCCTCGGAAACATACAGTCTTCCGTGGGCTAGAATTTGCAATTGCCTGTTTGAAGCTAGTCAGTAAACACGTAAGATCTCACGCAAAAAAGGTCAGTGGTTTGATCTAGGGGATGCTTACAAGGCACAGCTAAAATCATCAATCAATAAATCGTCATCTGGTACGCTCTTGAAGAGCTGGTGAAAGTCACGGTTTCGCTTAGCACTAGCGACGGCGAACCCAGTCAACTTCGtcgtgctgttgttgcttaAGCCTCCGTTTTGAGTCAGAGCCGTGTGGGTAGCAGTGATGGGAGCGCCGATTTGGCCAGACATTGTAGAACTGCCACGCTTCCGGTGCCGTCTGAGGGAGCTCCGGACGCTCCCATTGCGCTGAAGTCCGGTTGCATCCTCGTATATGCTCCCGGCCGGTGTGCGTTCTGCACTACCAGGCTCAGCGACTGATCTGGCCTGCGATGAGGGCTGGGAATCATTCTGCCCGTTGTTGGCCTCTACAGGAGCCGAGTCAGCCCTCACCCTTGAGGACATCGAGTCCACAAACCTAGAGGTAATTGGCGAGGTCGCGTTGCTCGGAGGGTCGTTGATGCCAAGCTGGCTCAGACTCAAATCGCCCCTGCCTAATGTTTTCACTGCGGGCTCCTGCGAATCCATAAGCTGTCTCTGAGAATCTGAATAGGACTCAACCTCGACTCGGGTATCTCCAGATGAGGATTTCTCTCGGGATTGGCCGCCGTTACCTCCGTTGTTACCGACAGAAGACGTGCTATTGTTGTTCGCGATGGTGTTGGTCCAGGTGTTAGCTGCGTTTTGCGCGACGTTCTGGGCAGCAGATATCATAGACGAGAAGAAGTTGCCAGTGGGGAGAGGAGACTGGGCATTCTCGGGCGTCGGAGTAAGAGGGGCTGCTGTGATGTTTGAAAGCTTGCTTGGGCCTGCGCTGCCAGAGCCTGACCTCCCACGTCGATGTGCTAGTGTAGAGACGGGCTCGACTGGCTTGGGAGCTGCATTACTTGTAGCTTTTTTCGTCGGTGTATGGCTTAATAGGTCGTGGGGCCTGCTGTGGTCGGTAGGCGTCGGGGGAGTGTTGACGATGACAGGAGCAGATGTGGCGCCGTTTGGTGGTGTGCGGGGTGGATGCGCAGTCTCGATCGTCTGCCCTTTGCTCAATCTCCTGAAGCGCTGGGTAGATGCCTCCTTGGCAGTATCTGGCTTTGAGCTGAGTGAGGGGTTTGATGCACTTTCGAGGCCAGGCTTGTCGATATTTTTGCTGTCCAGAGAATCGTTGCTAGTGGAAGCGGCCGCCACCGTAGGAATTCTTTCAGGGCTAATACTGCCTGTTGATTGTCTATTTGAAGATCTCGACCGTAGGGCTTTTCGAAAGCGGCCTACGGGAGAAGGTGATCGTCTTGCCCCAGCGTTTCGGGGGATAGCAAGACCGGTCCTGGAATGCCGGAGGGGTGATGAGGTTGCCGAGTCGAGAGAATCGGTCCTCTCGATAGAATCTGTGACAGGAAGGGTTGAAGATCGGGACAGGTTCTCAGTCAATGAGGGTTCTGGTGGTTCTTGGGTACCCTTTAGGTGCTCTTCTTGCACCAGCGGCGACGAGGTCGTCAGGTAGCCGATTTGCGAGGGATGCGTCGACACAACGGTGGGCCTTGCTGACAAGCTATAATACCGGGGTTAAAATGTCAGACAGTGCGTAGTAGCCAGTGAGAGCTTTAGCCTCTGAACCTAGGCCCTGGGCGGCGCGACCCTAGTCAGCGCTGCGGGTCCAATGCAGCGGACTTGAAGCCGGAAAGCAGCTCGATACCAAAGTCCACGTCGAAAGGGTTCCATTCGATGAGACCATGGCGAGAGTGAGATGGAAAAACAAAGGGGTAAATGGATGAATTTGAAACTTCAAATCCAAGACATTAAGTGGCTTGTTTTTCATGTATGTGTCTCTCTCTCCCCCTCCGATCTCTCTTACCAGAAAGGGGGGGTTGTATCAGCCGAGGTTGTCACACGTCACAGGCTTGTCTTTGCGCTGTAGCCGCAAGTATCGATCCATCCTAACAGGTAGAGTTGGCACCACCAAAACGCTCTACCGTACAGTTTGGACTGATTCGCGAATGCGAGCGgccggaaaaaaaaagcgagcGATGAAGCGGGCTATGATGATGATCCACTTCGCCAAGTCGAGAACTGATGGCAAAACAACCAGTCTTTGACGGCGGCGCCGCGACTTGCAGCAGTGGTATGAAGGCAAAGGTACATTCATTGACGGTATCCGTAGTTTAGGCAGACATGAATAGAAGGAAGCGTGCAGGAGCAGTGACATAAGAAGAAATGGGGGTAAGCTTACGAGTCTTCATCCGTCTCCACTGCCGCTAGACTGGCATCTGGCTGATGAGGCGGCAGTCGATCCTCCTCTGCAATTGAAAATGAATGGTTGCTCGTGTCCTCATTTAAATCGCTTTCGTTGGTATACCGGCTGCTGGCTGGACTTCGACCGCGAACTCCAAGGTCTTCACTACTGGCATCGCTACCAAgctgctgcttcttcttGCGTCGCCTTTTCTCTGCCAGCGCTCGCGGCAACAGTTTGCCCAGGCCCGTGGCGGACGTTGAGCGATCTGAGCCGTTGGCGTCCATGGTTTTATTTGCTGCCGGCAGCCTGGGCCCTGAAATTTCCAGGTCAAGTCGGCCCAGGCGAATTTGATGGGCTTAGAATTTTGGGCTTTGAGATAGGCGTTTTATTCTCCGCCCAGCAATCAGTTCAGCCGTTGGCGTTGTTGCTGTCCGCAACGAGCGTGGTGCTCAATCGATGTACGGGTCAGTTGTGAATGATGTGATGCAAAGCGATGCGATGCGTGCGCTGCGAAACCTAGTATAGACAATCGCCCTTGTTCATAGATCCAGGTGGAGCTGATCTATCTTATAATGACGACAGTTATTTTGGTTTCAAGAGTGTCCAGATTTATAAGTAGTAGCAAAGCATGATGTAGTTGCGTAACGGTAATAATCGGATAGATGTCAAAGATTGGGATTACTACGATTGGGAAAGAACAATTCATCAGTCAACCTGTCCAAAACGGTGGATGAGGAGGCTGAAGAATTGTTCCGCAGAGTGCGAGTGAGACTCCCCCCTTTGGTTTCAGTAGCTGTCAAGtgggggacaaaaaaaaaagattaacAGACTCGTTGCATCTTCGCAATCGTCATCTATTTTCTCTTGTGCGTTCACAAATTCGCTCACACGGAAAATACGGCTCGGTATcaatcttttatttttatttttaatcaCAAGAACCAGTATTTGTCGTCAGAGTATCTTTTTGCTGGCTTGGCTTCAAACTTGCTGCCATGGTAAATGGCAACCAAACTTCCTTGGCTAGCTTCATTGTACCCTCAATGCTGTCACCACTGTTGTCATCATCGATTCCAAGTGTTGTTTACCCTCACACAAGTGCCTGGGCCCCACATGGCTGATCCCTGGCTTCCAGCCCCTAGCTCTGACCAGCCACCACATGGCATCTATCAGTGGATCCACATAAACCTTGAGAAGCTATCTTGACAGTTCAAGATCGGAGGATACAGTAATACTGTTCCTGGGAAAGTTGTAAACATGGATAATATAGTAGTAGTAAATCGGAATTTTACAAGCGATAAGGTGTGTTACAGTACATTAACAGTTGCTTACCCTAGCTAACTTGCATATCATCAATGATTTATCTAGATCAAGCAGGATTGAAGACCTCTCAATGACTGCGGCGCATCAAAGAATCTGTTGCGACAGTGTCATGTTTATTTGCTGACTTTACAGAATTACTCTGCAATCGTCAGAGCCCCATGTTTACTACACTTTTAAAACAACCCTGTAATGTTTCGCAGCAGTAAATTTCAATTTCTGGAAGGGGGTTGGTTGGTCGAATCATACATTCTTTTCTGTTCTATTGATGTTCCTTGCAGCTATCTCGCAGCTTGCCTCCGGCACCAGCTGTCGGAATTATTGGATTGATACTCGATTGAATTTGGCAGCCATGATTGGTATGCAGGACCCATAGATGAGTTGAGTGACTAATCCCAGCCGTCCAAAGGCGATTTAAATGCTGCAGCTGGACTAAttcagtgtactgtatgTACACTGCTTGACTGGTCGTGCTGGTTGGTTGCCCCTCTATTTCCGGCATAATTGTCAACGAGCAACCCTGTCCCTGCGAAACGACACCCATATGCTTATTCGGACAGACAGTCTCAACTGCACCAAAAGTGAATCTTTTTGCGCCACTGGCTACATCCCAGGCGGGCAAGTCTGTCTCATGTTCTACGAGAAGCCAGGCTGTTGATATTGCGACAAAAGAATCACATCAGGCAGCATGGACGCGGCACCTTTGATCAAGGTAAGGAAGCAAGAGATTCCTCTTCATTCACAACCTCACGTGCGTGCTTGTCCGGACTGTTTCCCCTAACATGGGATCCTTTTCAAGGCACACGACCATGCCAGGAATGCCGCACTTGCCCACACCGACACTACGGTCGCCATCAATGAGCACGCACTCGCGGCCGGCGAGTTTTCCAACGCCGCCAGGTCTACCACCAGCGCCGAGGCCCTTCGCACGCTGAAACTGCTCGAGCAGCATCACCAGCGGCTTTCGGACCTGCTCAAACTACCGCTCGAACGACCACCGCGCAGATCTCAAGCCGACGACTACCGTTCCGGGGCGGACGCGAGCCACAATGACGACGTGAGCGAGAAGCCGTCGGCCAGACCGGCCTCGTCGGGCGCCGACGACAAATCCACCGCCGACGACATGTCGTCGAGGAGGAAGTCCGCGGTGGCCTCCGGCACGACGTCgtcgcagcagcggcggtaTCCGCCATCGCGGGAGCTGTCGTCGTCGATCGCGAGCAACCTGGCATCGGCTCGCGGCATCCGTTCCTCGCATCGTGGACACCCGCTCGCACCGAGCGTCTCGAATGACCAGGCGCCCGGGAGTTTGGATGGTCATCCCAGCAGGGATGTTGGGAGGTCCAAGATGCAGAACATGCTGGGCCAGAAGCCAAAGCCCAGCTGGGTGCCGCCCACGGAAGGTCCGCAAAAGTCAGAGAAGGGTCAGGCGCGGCAGCAAGCCGAAAGACCTGCGGAGGAGTCGAATGAGGATGGGTATTCCAGGTTCTACAGCACGTTTGGGAGCTTGATCAAGGGCCTCTCCGCACCGCTGGCCTTTGCCGGACTGCCTCTGATCGCAGAAGAGTCGGCACCTGAGCCGCCCACTTCTCCGGACCCGGCAGCTACCAAGAAAAGCCGGCCATCCAGGGCACAGCATGTTGCTCCCGAGCCGGACCTGGCCAGGATTTATTCCAAGGCCACGTTGCAGGCTCTCGGGCACAAAGGCCATGCTCCGAACGATTCGTTCTATTTCGTCCCGGCCACCGGAGGCACTGTATCGTACGCAAACATTCTCAGCTTTGATCAGAAGGAGAGGCGTCGCAACCTGGCCTCGATCCACGATGGCCACGACCACCCCGAAATGAGCCCGGAGGATGCtgccgacgaggatgactTCGTCGACGCGAGGGAGTCGCAAGCCTCGTCTTCTATGTCTCCCGGCGTAAAGAGGCGCATCGGCAGCAGCAAGTCGACTAGTGATCTACAAAACGTGGTGGAGGAGCTCTACCTCGAGAACAAGGGGCTCAAGGAGATGCTGGATAAGCTGTCCAAGAGGCTGCATGCGTTCGAGGCCAACGCGCAGAACTACGCGCTGCAGTCCAGCATGCGGCTTGTGCGTCCCGGTTCGCCCTTGTCTTCCTCGGGTGGTGGAGGGGGAGGTAGTGGCGGCGATGAGGGTCTGCGCCGCAGAAACCAGGAACTGGAACAGGAGCTTGCGGCTGCGGTGAAGCGGATGGAAGCCTTGGAGAAGGAGTACATGCACGTTCGAAAAGTCAATGGACAGTACCGAGAGAGATGGGAGAAGCTCAAGGCAGGTGCCAAGGCCAGGAGGGAGGCTCAGGTGGCAAGCGGAGAAGGCGAATCTTCTCGTTCACAGGCTGGTTGATGCGCAATGTATGAAGAGCACACAGAGACTGGAGAATTCGTTTCTGACCCCTAATATGATACGGTCCAGGAAAGTCAAGAGTGGCAGGTGTGCGGGACCCTAAACTAGCTCTCGTCCATACTAGCAACCCTTTCATCTAATTTCCTCATcatctcggcctcgtcgtccaCCACTGCGTTTGCAGCCTGTGAACTGTCTCCATTCTTCCGTAGCTGTAACCCTCGTCTCTGCATTATCGCCTCTACGAGCCGCCTGGTGAGCAAACCACCCTCCCCACCAAGCAGCGCAGGAACCAATGCCTTATCCCCGGACGCCAACGCCTCCTTCTGCTGTCTGACCCAGCCCTCGAGACTCCTTAACCCCACGACCAGAAACCCCAGCTCCTCTCGCTCAACGTCAAACACCTCCCACCACTCGCACTCTGGCATCTTTGCGCCGAGGTCGCGGGCGGCGTTGtagacggcggcgacggccagGGCGCTGGGCTGGTGCGTCAGGTACAGCAGCTGCGGGGAGAGCAGGGCGGCGTTGAGGTAGGCGACGGCGCGCTCCGACACCACCTCGCGCGGCTGGGCGAGGAAGTCGAGGGCCTGCAGGTACGTCACGGCCAGGGGGTGCGGCAGCGCGACGCGCGTGTCAAAGGACAGGGCGTAAAGGATGCGGCCCTCGAGCGCTAGGATGCGGTTGTGCGCGGCGAAGTAGTCGGCTTCGCTCTGGTAGTATTTCGTCGGGTCGGGGGCGTCGTCGGGATTGGTGGTGTTTGGTGGTTGGGCGAGGGGGGAAACTGGAGAAAGGAGGTAGGCGTATACGTTTGTCACGTCGCGTGGGGAACGGGGGAAGGGGCCGCACTTTGCGACGATGTAGATGCACGCGGCGGAGACATCCTGTTATGGGTTGTGCGCTGAACTGTCAGTTATTTTCGAGGGTCGAACGAGGTTGACTAGGTTGGTCTAGGTCATAAGGGGCGTACACACGCTGAATTCATGCTGCATCTCGGAATCCACAAGCCAGTATCGAGCGAGTAGTACATTGGCTTGTGCTGTGGTAGACTGTGGGAGCTGCAACAGCAGCCCTGCGGCTTGTGTGAGGCATTGGGTCGTATAGAATATTGTATCTTGGAGGTCGGTGGGAAGTGAGCTAAACCTGGCGCGTTGATGCAGCTGTTCAGGTGTGACGAGGGAGTTTGTCAGGTGGGCCATTTTGGAGAAGAGTTTGTTGCAATAAGGCAAAGCATGAATATAAAGCTATCCTGGATGTTTCCTAGGCGTTGATGTAGTTGAGTGGGGATGTGGAATCCTGGCAAGCCTGGCCATTAAAGTCCCGATAAGATAAGCCAACTGTGCAGGGGTAGCTCCTACTTTCCAACGTTCTTTCCTTTGTAAGTGTAAAGGGATGTTTGATTTCTTTTTAACAATTGATATttctattattttttttttcttttcttttttacccCTCTCAAATTGTACATATTTGTCAGTTTGTCACACAGTAGCTGTAGTCTACCCCTTCACCGACTCCCAAACGTTATCCAACGTCGAGAGAGCAAGACCCCTCACTATCAACAGACGATTGATATCGAGAAGGATTTCATGACTCACTAGTAAAATTAAGCTGTCCCCATTTACTGGAACTATTTGCGGAGTTTTGCGGGGAAACGGAGATACGCATGCACAAAGCAGGTAATTACTGTAGTGTCTCTCTTGTCGCAATCTTTCCAGCAGCTCGGATTCACTTCGGATCTGTCCACATGGGCAAGGGAATGGGCTTGGTATTCGTCAGTCGGTCAATTTATTAGTATAGATCTCAGTGTGACCCTCGAATTCTGAAAGTGAGTTTGCTCCCCTTCAGTCTCGTCGTGGTACCCTCAGACCCGCAGAGTAGCCAGAACGTCTCTTCTGCCCCTTCCCCGTCGAGCCGTTCAAATCGAACATCCATTGACAAACGATGCGATTCTCCAGCCTCACGCTGCTCAGCGTGGCGGCACCAGCAATGGCGGCAAAAACGGGAGGTTGCTCGGCGCCTTCTCAACTGGACGCCATCATTGCGCGCGGCCACCTCAAGGTTGGGATGACGGGTGCATACAAGCCCTTTTCTTACCTCGACCCCGACTCAGCTTCCAACTCGTCGTCTTCGGGCTACATTGGCGCCGATGTAGACATGGCCAAGTCGCTATCTCAGGCCATGGGCTTGACCAAGGACCCCGAATTTGTGCACGCCACATTCGCCAACATGACAACCGAGATCAACGAGGGCAGGTACGACATTGGCATGACGGGAGTCTCGATAACGCTGGCCCGGGCCCGCTTGTGCTTTTACTCGAACCCACTGATCAGGGTCGGCAAGGTGGCGACGGTGCGGTGCGAGGATGCGTCCAAGTACCAGTCTCTGGCGGCGATTGACGTCGAGGGCGTGCGTGTGGCGACGCCATCTGGCGGCAGCAACGAGGTGTTTGATCGGGCAAACCTCAAAAAGGCCGAGATCCTCGTCTACACCGAGACCGACAATAACATCATCTTCCAGGCCGTCGTGGACAAGAAGGCCGACGTCATGATCACGGACAGGGTCGAGGCGGAGCTCCAGGCCAAGATGCACCCCGGTGTCCTTTGTGCCGTCAACCCGGAGGAGCCGTTCAGCTTCGAGGAGATTGGGTACATCATGAAGCGGGACGTGGTGCTGCAGCAGTTTGTCAACCAGTGGCTCCATGTCCAACAAGGCAGTGGTGCCTGGAACCGGACTTTGCAGAGTTGGATGGACTACCCATGGCCACACACCTGAACAAGATGGGATATCAGCCATAGGCAGATAACCTTTAGGAGGATAACGAAGTCTCGGGATTTGAACGAATAATAGATGGCCATAGCTTGATGGGTACTAAGCTTGAACCGACTCGCGTCAACATTTGCTAGCGCAAAGCCCAGAAGATGGTCGGAtaaatacctaggtacctgtcTGCTTAACTCGATTTTCCAAAAGGCACGATGGGTACGGGTATCATACGGAATCTCGGGGCCGGAAACCGGAAACCTGCCAAGATTCCAGGACCGAAAACAACACCCTGTATCGAGACCAGGGTATGTATATTTGAACGACAACGACAAAGACAAAGTATAAAGCTTGCGCCACATTTTCAGCGTGCATCGTGGCCACACATTGTGGTGGTACTTGTTTAAACGCTCGTTCTAGAAACGTCCGCATCCCGAACCACCGCGAAACGAGTCTAGACATAATCAGCAGGAGGACCCTAATGGCCTGATGTTTGATGATGCTATCTGACATGCCAGCCCATTAATGGGACGCATCTGCACTAATCGCATGAGCTGGGTAAATCTACGAAGTAGCTGAAAGATTCCCAAAAGGGGTCCCGTCTGATGAAGAGGCTTCAAAATCCAACATGGGTCCAAATGCCGATAGACGCGACCGTAGTAGCGGCTTCTATGTCTGCTTGCGTTCTAGTGTCAACGTGGGTTTTCTCTCTAGCTGGCTTACATAGTCGGCAGCATTGTCATGTCCTCTGACTGACTCGGAAAGCCAACAAGCAGACCTTGTATGTGCATACGAAGATTGCAGATATTGACAGCAAACCACTTCAAAGGATCTCTTGTCAACAAACACCATccagtgttttttttcttctcttcttttcttcttgacCCCTTGCAAATTCTGGAAGTGTGTCAGACGATCCACCACCTGAAGGCCTAGAGGAATGATTCCTTGACTCGTGGCTTACTACAAGCAGGTATCATTGCGATGCTTTTTTCCGCGCTTGTTAGTCTTCAGACCTATCGAAGtgggcaaaaagaaaaaaaaacaaaaaacatcTTTGCGCCGAGGGAGATGAGATTACCTCATGAGCTTTCGAGGCCTTTCTAACCCATCGACTCTACGCTCGCAATATTGTCTCTTGCATCATTTTGTTTCGTTTTGGCAATGCTTGGGAACAATTGCGCCGCGATATCGACATGTTCTCCGTCTGAATATCATCCCAAAGATTGCCGTTTCAACCGCTGCGAAGTTGGCAAGTACTGGTCACTATTTGGTTTTTAAACTTTGAGGATGAAGTTCAACCAAGGTTTATATCCCGTTTGACATGAGCAAGCAAAGCTTGCTGATCGGAGCGCCCTGCTTGTCAAATCCCGGCCGCGCCTTCTCCAAATCCATCTGCCGCCGCTAGGGTGGGTATCGAACGGGTTACGGGGAACTGGTAGGAGAATCGATCAGCCTCCAACTGTGCCTTCACGCCACAACCAAGCAAAAGGCGCCCCAAGTCAGGAATGAATCCCTGGGCCATGTCGCTCAAGACTATATAACCATGTTTGTAGATTACTCATGGACATGGAGACAGGGGGTTGTCCAAGGAATACTCCAACTCAAGCCTTTGAAGGACGGCCTCGGTATCTTCGAAATAACCTACACCTCCCTCCTCTCTTTGTCGGgttttccaaggccctgAATGCGAAAGACCAAACGGTGCGATTCAATTATTCTCCCGTCCTTTCTTTTCCACTCCTGCCGGCCAGTTCCGTTCACGGAGCTTTTTGTGTTCATGGCAATCAGATTTGTGCATCCTGGAAGCCACTCGGGGCCTGCTTCTGGTCTCTCCAAGAGGTAGCGCTAGGTCCGAACTTGCCCaagggagaagaaaaaaggcgtCCCAAAATATTAATCagcgaaaaaaaggagacaaacaaaaaagacaagaaactCGACTACCCACTGGAGACTGCAGAAACTGTTATTTCTGTCTGGACTGAGCCGAAGCAAATTGTTTGCGGTGGTTTGCCGTGAGGGCAAAGATGCAGAAACTACCAGGGCCAGCTATACATGGCTCGGCGAACCGTACCCCAGGGGGCAATAATGCCTTTTATAATATTGGTATGTTGATTGACAGATGACTCCGTCTCCTTGCCAGATGCTGCATGTCTAAGgggtaaacaaaaaaaatacttTCGAACGCTTATGCGATGCGATGGGGTGTTTTAATAAATTGTCTGCCCATAACTCAGCGCCCCTatttttgtcttttatttCTTCAATGAAGCCCCCATGCCATTATGGTCCACCTTTTCAAAGCAAAAACTCACCGCTTCCACCTCATTTATTAATTTGATCTTGAGCGAAAACGCTAACATCAACCGCCCTGCCCAGCAAACGACTACACGCACATTGCCGATCTCAACCTGCGCCGGCGGCTCGCCCTGGCCGACATAGATAGGATCCCGCTGGGCCTGCAGCACGCGCGGGCCGTGGCCGTGGCCGGGGTCGGCTTCTTCCTGGACTCGTACGACATCTTCGCCATCGACCTGATCGTGAGCCTTTTGGGCGTCGTCTTTTggcagggaggccaggaccAGGCTGCCAACGGCTTTGGCGGCAACGGAGGCAGGCTCCCGTCGACGGTGGACCAGGCCCTCAAGGCCTCGACCAGCGCGGGAATCATCATCGGCCAGCTGATTTTCGGGTGTCTCGCCGACGCCTTTGGCCGCCGCAAGATGTACGGCATCGAGCTGTGCATCGTCCTCGTCTCGACTCTCTGCTTTGCCCTGGCGAGCCCCAGCTCCTCGATCAGCTCGACGGGGATTTTGG is from Pyricularia oryzae 70-15 chromosome 2, whole genome shotgun sequence and encodes:
- a CDS encoding cyclohexadienyl dehydratase; amino-acid sequence: MAAKTGGCSAPSQLDAIIARGHLKVGMTGAYKPFSYLDPDSASNSSSSGYIGADVDMAKSLSQAMGLTKDPEFVHATFANMTTEINEGRYDIGMTGVSITLARARLCFYSNPLIRVGKVATVRCEDASKYQSLAAIDVEGVRVATPSGGSNEVFDRANLKKAEILVYTETDNNIIFQAVVDKKADVMITDRVEAELQAKMHPGVLCAVNPEEPFSFEEIGYIMKRDVVLQQFVNQWLHVQQGSGAWNRTLQSWMDYPWPHT
- a CDS encoding GRAM domain-containing protein YSP2; this encodes MDANGSDRSTSATGLGKLLPRALAEKRRRKKKQQLGSDASSEDLGVRGRSPASSRYTNESDLNEDTSNHSFSIAEEDRLPPHQPDASLAAVETDEDSLSARPTVVSTHPSQIGYLTTSSPLVQEEHLKGTQEPPEPSLTENLSRSSTLPVTDSIERTDSLDSATSSPLRHSRTGLAIPRNAGARRSPSPVGRFRKALRSRSSNRQSTGSISPERIPTVAAASTSNDSLDSKNIDKPGLESASNPSLSSKPDTAKEASTQRFRRLSKGQTIETAHPPRTPPNGATSAPVIVNTPPTPTDHSRPHDLLSHTPTKKATSNAAPKPVEPVSTLAHRRGRSGSGSAGPSKLSNITAAPLTPTPENAQSPLPTGNFFSSMISAAQNVAQNAANTWTNTIANNNSTSSVGNNGGNGGQSREKSSSGDTRVEVESYSDSQRQLMDSQEPAVKTLGRGDLSLSQLGINDPPSNATSPITSRFVDSMSSRVRADSAPVEANNGQNDSQPSSQARSVAEPGSAERTPAGSIYEDATGLQRNGSVRSSLRRHRKRGSSTMSGQIGAPITATHTALTQNGGLSNNSTTKLTGFAVASAKRNRDFHQLFKSVPDDDLLIDDFSCALQLQILAHGRLYVSEGHLCFNSNIFGYVTTLVMSFDEILSVEKRSTALLFKNGLLISTINAKHVFASFASRDSTYQLIVKVWGIRHPSLQSSLNGVRLDETGGDKTEKVDVEEVRSLSLAGTQSGSELEDSEDDEEDVYDEDAEDEMNESVVAQPIENGTAEAALDKVTSRKTSAALPAAEKPKEAAGGAAPGTGAQDFPGPATHGKTDCGDADTHYDKQLSTDVIPAPLGKVYDIMFGPTSCQYMSKWLTDDQKCFDLQMEDKKGLTAENKTRTYSYTKPLNASLGPKQTKCIVTEKLDAMDLEKAISITCSTQTPDVPSGNVFTVKTRYCLTWDEKNQTKINVNCTIEWSGKSWIKGPIENGVVTGQQQYCKDLFASLKSSVSSRPRAGTGNGVAAKGKKKGRKGRTGPTSGPASDAEGGARAQAAKQDWGLLEPVRGIVSPVLDTVKPLITGNLVYGLLVGLLVASWFGFGFSPSGRTASRHPYGADLAYLSYPDRVAAYEEMWRREESELWQWLEERVGMERLSGAQSSAPSTPPPRKNVADSREVREAIRATEEKLKMLKVSLEKGNN
- a CDS encoding cyclin domain-containing protein, yielding MAHLTNSLVTPEQLHQRARFSSLPTDLQDTIFYTTQCLTQAAGLLLQLPQSTTAQANVLLARYWLVDSEMQHEFSDVSAACIYIVAKCGPFPRSPRDVTNVYAYLLSPVSPLAQPPNTTNPDDAPDPTKYYQSEADYFAAHNRILALEGRILYALSFDTRVALPHPLAVTYLQALDFLAQPREVVSERAVAYLNAALLSPQLLYLTHQPSALAVAAVYNAARDLGAKMPECEWWEVFDVEREELGFLVVGLRSLEGWVRQQKEALASGDKALVPALLGGEGGLLTRRLVEAIMQRRGLQLRKNGDSSQAANAVVDDEAEMMRKLDERVASMDES